Proteins found in one Pyrus communis chromosome 15, drPyrComm1.1, whole genome shotgun sequence genomic segment:
- the LOC137718142 gene encoding pentatricopeptide repeat-containing protein At1g09900-like: MDWFHKAKLIENGKCLFSYNAILDALIRADRMSLAKEIHDQLVKEALVKPDVFTCTIMIRGFCKMGEMENAQKVFDEMTCEPNLFTYNALIHGFCNRDMVTYNTMIHGFCKKGDLYTARRVLDRMKDSKDCLPSTITYTTLIDGYCKKGELEEAMKCMSEMNKQGCLPGLFTYNALIRGSFNKGDTKNAQKVFDEMTCKRDIITYNTMIHGFCKNGDNYAQKDSKDCLPDTIAYTTLIDGYCKRGELEEAKCMSEMKKQGCEPDMFTYNALIHGFDGYCKRGELEEAMKCMSEMKKQGCEPDMFTYNALIHGFFNKGDTKSAQKVFDEMTCKRDIITYNTMIHGFCNFDTARQVSGRMRENKDCLPDMVTYTTLIDGYYKKGKLMEAMKCMSEMEKQGCEPNQIS; encoded by the exons ATGGATTGGTTTCACAAGGCGAAGTTGATCGAGAATGGGAAATGCTTGTTTTCGTACAATGCGATTTTGGATGCGCTGATTAGGGCTGACAGGATGAGTTTAGCTAAGGAAATACATGATCAGCTTGTGAAGGAAGCTCTGGTGAAGCCGGATGTTTTTACCTGTACGATAATGATCAGAGGGTTTTGCAAAATGGGTGAAATGGAGAATGCACagaaggtgtttgatgaaatgaccTGTGAGCCTAATCTGTTTACTTACAATGCTTTGATTCATGGGTTTTGTAACAGG GATATGGTTACTTACAACACTATGATTCATGGGTTTTGTAAGAAGGGTGATTTGTATACTGCAAGGCGAGTTTTGGATCGAATGAAGGATAGTAAGGATTGCTTGCCCAGTACGATAACTTATACAACTTTGATTGATGGGTACTGTAAGAAAGGCGAGTTGGAAGAGGCGATGAAGTGCATGAGTGAAATGAATAAGCAGGGTTGTTTGCCTGGTTTGTTTACTTACAATGCTCTGATTCGTGGATCTTTTAACAAGGGTGATACTAAGAATGCCCagaaggtgtttgatgaaatgactTGCAAGCGGGATATAATTACTTACAATACTATGATTCATGGGTTTTGTAAGAATGGCGATAACTATGCGCagaag GATAGTAAGGATTGCTTGCCCGATACGATAGCTTATACAACTTTGATTGATGGGTACTGTAAGAGAGGCGAGTTGGAAGAGGCGAAGTGCATGAGTGAAATGAAGAAGCAGGGTTGTGAGCCTGATATGTTTACTTACAATGCTCTGATTCATGGGTTTGATGGGTACTGTAAGAGAGGCGAGTTGGAAGAGGCGATGAAGTGCATGAGTGAAATGAAGAAGCAGGGTTGTGAGCCTGATATGTTTACTTACAATGCTCTGATTCATGGGTTTTTTAACAAGGGTGATACTAAGAGTGCCCagaaggtgtttgatgaaatgactTGCAAGCGTGATATAATTACTTACAATACTATGATTCATGgattttgtaattttgataCTGCAAGGCAAGTTTCGGGTCGTATGAGGGAAAATAAGGATTGTTTGCCTGATATGGTAACATATACAACTTTGATTGATGGGTATTATAAGAAAGGCAAGTTGATGGAGGCAATGAAGTGCATGAGTGAAATGGAGAAGCAGGGTTGTGAGCCTAATCAGATTAGCTAA
- the LOC137717997 gene encoding PHD finger protein ALFIN-LIKE 4-like translates to MDSGALYNPRTVEEVFRDFKGRRAGMIKALTTEVEDFFQQCDPEKENLCLYGFPTEQWEVNLPAEEVPPELPEPALGINFARDGMQEKDWLSLVAVHSDAWLLAVAFYFGARFGFDKADRKRLFNMINELPTIFEVVTGTAKKQVKEKSSNSNHGSNRSKSNSKRGSEPQPRYSKALQSKDAEENEEEGLEDEDEDEHGETLCGACGENYASDEFWICCDICEKWFHGKCVKITPARAEHIKQYKCPSCSNKRAKH, encoded by the exons ATGGACAGCGGTGCTTTGTACAACCCGCGCACGGTGGAGGAGGTCTTCAGAGACTTCAAAGGGCGGAGGGCCGGCATGATTAAAGCTCTCACCACCG AGGTCGAAGACTTTTTTCAGCAGTGCGACCCTG AGAAGGAAAATCTTTGCCTTTATGGATTCCCAACTGAGCAGTGGGAAGTTAATTTGCCTGCGGAGGAGGTTCCTCCAGAGCTTCCGGAGCCAGCACTTGGTATCAACTTTGCAAGAGATGGGATGCAAGAAAAGGACTGGTTATCCTTGGTTGCTGTCCACAGTGATGCATGGTTGCTTGCGGTGGCATTTTATTTCGGTGCGAGGTTTGGATTTGATAAGGCTGATAG GAAACGCCTTTTTAATATGATAAATGAACTTCCAACAATATTCGAGGTTGTGACAGGGACAGCCAAGAAACAAGTCAAGGAGAAgtcatcaaattcaaatcaTGGTAGCAACAGATCTAAGTCAAACTCTAAG CGAGGTTCTGAGCCTCAACCCAGGTATTCAAAGGCCTTGCAGTCAAAGGATGCGGAGGAGAACGAGGAAGAAGGTTTGGAAGATGAAGACGAGGATGAGCATGGCGAGACACTGTGTGGGGCTTGTGGAGAAAACTACGCATCTGATGAATTTTGGATTTGCTGCGACATCTGCGAGAAGTGGTTCCACGGTAAGTGTGTCAAGATCACCCCAGCAAGAGCCGAGCATATCAAGCAGTACAAATGCCCATCTTGCAGCAACAAGAGAGCCAAACATTGA
- the LOC137716805 gene encoding protein BIG GRAIN 1-like A has translation MSRWENTLREDRYRHERKNPSFSSSLLDKIYRSIDEGSPRNREDSMFYNETMPQKQSRSGGKSGRAVEEDEMASLRRACLIEKWMEKKVSQKVGVQRRQHLGELDRKLDRDHDRDLDALFFSSTSSSSDSSSGGFSSSDAESMFGSKSRSSCFAPPWPKAVRTSVSARSVKAEEKTERKQREVHMFDDYHYSCSSEPTPKLDEGIIKSKSRALKIYNNLKKVKQPLSPGGRVSNFLNSFFTAGQTKKTKSTSSIGGYEEASVERKLKSGPDSTCSSASSFSRSCLSKNSQSTREKLLNGVKRSVHFYPVSVIVDEDCRPCGQKCLYEGEDQTLMPVTVPTAWKIGRSPGRKAEEELKLQALEKSRRVEEAAREILRDNHRNQVKSEIVNRDYRDRHDGDDDDAASCSSSDLFELDHLAVIGKERYLEELPVYETTHVRTNRAIANGLIM, from the coding sequence ATGTCGAGGTGGGAAAATACACTGAGAGAAGACAGATACAGGCACGAAAGGAAAAACCCTTCTTTCTCATCCTCTCTCCTTGACAAAATTTACCGTTCGATCGACGAGGGTTCTCCAAGAAACCGCGAGGACTCGATGTTTTACAATGAAACAATGCCGCAGAAACAGAGCAGAAGCGGCGGGAAAAGCGGCAGAGCAGTCGAAGAAGACGAGATGGCAAGCCTCCGCCGAGCTTGTTTGATCGAGAAATGGATGGAAAAGAAGGTCAGTCAGAAGGTCGGGGTACAAAGAAGACAGCATTTGGGTGAATTGGACCGAAAATTAGACCGTGATCACGACCGTGATCTTGATGCTTTGTTTTTCAGCTCCACTTCCAGCTCCTCGGATTCGAGCTCCGGCGGATTCTCCTCCTCGGACGCTGAGTCCATGTTCGGGTCTAAGTCGAGATCCTCGTGTTTTGCCCCGCCGTGGCCGAAGGCGGTTCGCACCAGCGTCTCGGCCCGGTCGGTGAAAGCAGAGGAAAAAACAGAGAGGAAACAGAGGGAAGTGCACATGTTTGATGACTATCATTACAGTTGCTCCTCGGAACCGACTCCGAAGCTCGACGAAGGCATAATTAAGTCGAAATCGAGGGCATTGAAGATTTACAACAATCTAAAGAAGGTGAAACAGCCGCTTTCGCCGGGCGGTCGGGTTTCAAATTTCCTCAATTCATTCTTCACCGCAGGGCAGACCAAGAAAACAAAGAGCACTTCATCAATTGGAGGATACGAGGAAGCGAGTGTGGAGAGGAAACTGAAATCAGGGCCAGACTCAACATGTTCTTCAGCCTCTTCATTTTCAAGATCATGTTTGAGTAAGAACTCTCAATCTACTCGAGAAAAACTGCTAAACGGGGTTAAAAGATCGGTTCATTTCTATCCGGTGAGTGTGATCGTGGACGAAGATTGCAGGCCATGTGGGCAGAAATGCTTGTACGAAGGGGAGGATCAAACCCTAATGCCGGTCACTGTTCCGACCGCATGGAAAATTGGTCGATCTCCGGGGAGAAAAGCGGAGGAGGAGCTTAAGCTTCAAGCGTTGGAGAAAAGCAGAAGAGTTGAGGAAGCGGCCAGAGAGATTTTGAGAGATAACCATCGGAACCAAGTTAAGAGTGAAATAGTGAACAGAGATTATCGTGACCGCCATGATGGTGATGACGATGATGCTGCTAGTTGTTCGAGTTCGGATCTTTTTGAGCTTGATCACCTTGCGGTGATCGGAAAAGAAAGATATCTGGAAGAGCTTCCGGTGTACGAAACCACTCACGTTCGTACAAATCGTGCCATTGCTAATGGCTTGATAATGTAG
- the LOC137717696 gene encoding omega-amidase, chloroplastic-like: MKAALSTLISSKNLNPHSSSSSSLCRSICLGPKPLSPPPYFLFPIAPSKALTTNIRIGLSRKSQTRSANFSSVMASVYKPEEARVPPALPLPTPPVTKFKIGLCQLSVTPDKERNISHARKAIEDAAAKGAQLVLLPEIWNGPYSNDSFPVYAEDIDAGGDASPSTAMLSEVAQRLKITIVGGSIAERSGDRLYNTSCVFGTDGKLLAKHRKIHLFDIDIPGKITFIESKTLTAGQTPTIVDTEVGRIGIGICYDIRFPELAMIYGARGAHLICYPGAFNMTTGPLHWELLQRARATDNQLYVATCSPARDAGAGYVAWGHSSLVGPFGEVLATTEHEEAIIIAEIDYSILELRRTNLPLLKQRRGDLYQLVDVQRLNPQ; encoded by the exons ATGAAAGCAGCGCTATCAACACTAATCAGCTCCAAGAATCTCAACCctcactcctcctcctcctcctctctctgcCGCTCCATTTGCCTCGGCCCGAAGCCTCTCTCCCCTCCGCCGTATTTCCTCTTTCCAATCGCACCCTCCAAAGCCCTCACCACCAACATCCGCATCGGTCTCAGCCGCAAGTCCCAGACCCGCTCTGCAAATTTCTCGTCGGTAATGGCGTCGGTTTACAAGCCCGAAGAAGCCAGGGTCCCGCCTGCCCTTCCTCTGCCCACTCCTCCCGTCACCAAG TTTAAAATTGGGTTGTGTCAGTTGTCTGTGACGCCGGATAAGGAGAGGAACATTTCCCATGCTCGCAAGGCCATCGAGGACGCCGCCGCAAAGGGTGCCCAGCTTGTTCTTCTACCT GAAATTTGGAATGGTCCATATTCAAATGATAGCTTCCCGGTTTATGCTGAGGACATTGATGCAGGCGGCGATGCATCTCCTTCAACAGCCATGCTGTCTGAAGTTGCTCAACGTTTGAAGATCACCATTGTTGGTGGATCTATAGCGGAGCGTTCTGGGGATCGGTTGTACAATACTTCTTGTGTCTTTGGCACCGATGGAAAGCTGTTGGCTAAACACAGGAAG ATACACCTATTTGATATCGACATCCCGGGGAAGATTACCTTCATTGAATCAAAGACTCTCACAGCAGGGCAGACTCCTACCATTGTGGATACAG AAGTTGGACGTATTGGCATTGGTATCTGTTATGACATTAGATTTCCGGAACTAGCAATGATTTATGGAGCAAGAG GTGCTCACTTGATATGCTATCCTGGGGCTTTTAACATGACTACTGGACCGTTGCACTGGGAATTATTGCAGAGGGCAAG GGCTACAGATAACCAG CTATATGTAGCAACTTGTTCCCCTGCTCGGGATGCTGGAGCCGGTTATGTGGCATGGGGCCACTCCAGCCTTGTTGGACCA TTTGGAGAAGTACTGGCGACGACAGAACATGAAGAGGCAATAATCATAGCAGAGATTGATTATTCAATTCTTGAGCTTAGAAG GACAAACCTTCCCTTACTGAAGCAAAGACGAGGCGATCTTTACCAGTTGGTAGATGTTCAGAGGTTAAATCCTCAATGA
- the LOC137718144 gene encoding uncharacterized protein: MGSGFSTLKRKNMAAVTTTLVCVKQVKQEASEEWDESMPLPGDIIEGVYNSESRDNIGDELFVPTKAKAELTSLLAKFSNVEVIWVKVRRGDSTLKLRTGIVAERLSMLHKKYTIKAATDDRHVAVLGDLTWDQCTELQEMSRSLVNVEYRGYNKKGVKYDWKMKVDSHLPDQRCTIISSILFMPLPGEYCTEATTARCMAWFSAGVASGAPLIFVNIQTEQIVSSDKNNLLGKEMNWNKQQQNHTTTVQIAQGIRLWFMPGVAELLIELIPEPGEARFGLDIKRTEEGLICIHSVAKGSPADRSGLRSLHEEAYASGYQLVISRLEGKSLMPSYVSSAGLIHCCDHTEIKETLHSAIDQMDRVQFHLMAWSNHLLRVAPKSIGVATLRPPSGCCPPRTM; encoded by the exons ATGGGAAGCGGCTTCTCCACTCTGAAGAGGAAAAATATGGCCGCTGTTACAACGACGCTGGTTTGCGTGAAGCAAGTGAAGCAAGAGGCGTCGGAAGAGTGGGACGAGAGCATGCCATTGCCCGGGGACATCATTGAAGGGGTTTATAATTCCGAGAGCCGTGACAATATTGGTGACGAGCTTTTCGTGCCTACGAAAGCCAAGGCAGAGCTGACGTCGCTGCTCGCTAAGTTTAGCAATGTGGAGGTCATTTGGGTGAAGGTGAGGAGGGGTGATAGCACTCTCAAGCTCCGGACGGGCATCGTGGCTGAAAGGCTTTCGATGCTTCACAAAAAGTATACGATCAAAGCGGCTACGGATGATAGACATGTTGCAGTTTTGGGGGACTTGACCTGGGATCAATGCACTGAGCTGCAAG AAATGAGCAGGAGTTTGGTGAATGTGGAATACAGGGGATACAACAAAAAGGGAGTTAAATATGACTGGAAGATGAAAGTCGACAGCCACTTGCCCGACCAACGGTGCACGATCATTAGCTCCATTCTGTTCATGCCGCTGCCAGGCGAGTACTGCACGGAGGCCACAACTGCCCGGTGCATGGCTTGGTTTTCTGCTGGAGTTGCTTCTGGAGCCCCGCTTATTTTTGTTAACATCCAAACAGAACAGATTGTGTCGTCG gataaaaataatttactaGGAAAGGAAATGAATTGGAACAAGCAACAACAAAACCACACAACGACGGTCCAAATTGCGCAGGGCATAAGGCTTTGGTTTATGCCCGGAGTTGCAGAATTGTTGATCGAATTGATACCTGAACCTGGCGAAGCACGGTTTGGATTGGACATCAAACGAACCGAAGAG GGCTTGATTTGCATACACTCGGTAGCAAAAGGTTCGCCCGCGGATCGATCAGGGCTTAGAAGCCTTCATGAGGAAGCATATGCAAGTGGTTACCAGCTTGTCATATCCAGGTTAGAAGGCAAGAGCTTGATGCCTTCATATGTCAGCTCCGCCGGGCTCATACATTGCTGTGATCACACCGAAATTAAAGAGACTCTTCACTCGGCGATCGATCAGATGGACAGAGTTCAGTTCCACCTAATGGCCTGGTCTAACCATTTGCTTCGAGTTGCTCCGAAATCTATTGGTGTTGCTACGCTCCGGCCGCCGAGCGGATGCTGTCCCCCAAGAACAATGTGA
- the LOC137718676 gene encoding pentatricopeptide repeat-containing protein At1g05670, mitochondrial-like: MATPARTLINPSHTSPNFSLLTSITYLLQTLNPQKPNPSNVSSAPLNQFSPHLNPRLVTQVIKSQTNPYHALFFFNWASNPNPNPNKYSHTHNCYLAITDLLLSHSLFSTAASLLVESNRLYDFLLGRFITAHGGRGDIRAAMDWFHRAKMIEGGKCLFSYNAILGVLVRANRMSLAKAIYDQIVKEGLVKPDVSTSTIMIRGFCKRGEIENARKVFDEMTCEPNVITYNTIIHGFCKMGDFNSAVRVLGRMRESKDCLPGTVTYTTLIDGYCKKGKLEEAMKCMSEMEKQGCEPNLFTYNALIHGLCLSGNVGEAMRMVIKMRLNGVKDDIATHTAILKGLCIAGRPDDAAKHLKDIVSLGMKPDVAAYGIVFNEYCKMRKADGAVSFLREMRMRGLEPGVSNFNRLLTVLVENRDLERAIVLLKQMPQMGCSPNFFSYNTVISSLCDMRGRMGVVEELVHGMLQNGHELDTALYSRVIKGYCEDGNVKMAMQAFCAALDAKYIISLESFSVFVKELCAKGMVVEAERVFDDMHKRCTVADVDNYRRVLDEHFREIIEDTW, translated from the coding sequence ATGGCTACGCCAGCAAGAACCCTAATCAACCCATCTCACACATCTCCAAATTTCTCTCTCTTAACCTCCATAACCTACCTTCTGCAAACCCTAAATCCCCAAAAACCCAACCCCTCAAATGTCAGCTCAGCCCCTCTTAACCAGTTTTCACCTCACCTGAACCCGAGACTTGTTACCCAAGTCATCAAATCTCAGACCAATCCTTACCAtgccctcttcttcttcaactgGGCCTCAAATCCCAACCCTAATCCCAACAAATACTCCCACACTCACAATTGCTACTTGGCCATCACCGACCTCCTCCTCTCCCACTCTCTCTTCTCCACCGCCGCCTCATTACTTGTAGAATCCAACAGACTCTATGATTTCTTGCTCGGCAGGTTCATCACTGCTCACGGTGGGCGGGGTGATATCAGAGCTGCCATGGATTGGTTTCACAGGGCAAAGATGATTGAGGGTGGGAAATGCTTGTTTTCGTACAATGCGATTTTGGGCGTGCTTGTTAGGGCTAACAGGATGAGTTTAGCCAAGGCAATTTATGATCAGATTGTGAAGGAAGGTTTGGTGAAGCCGGATGTTTCGACTTCTACGATAATGATCAGGGGGTTCTGCAAAAGGGGTGAAATTGAGAATGCCCGgaaggtgtttgatgaaatgactTGTGAGCCGAATGTGATTACTTACAATACTATAATTCACGGGTTTTGTAAGATGGGTGATTTCAATAGTGCAGTGCGAGTTTTGGGTCGGATGAGGGAGAGTAAGGATTGCTTGCCTGGTACGGTAACTTATACAACTTTGATTGATGGGTATTGTAAGAAAGGCAAGTTGGAGGAGGCGATGAAGTGTATGAGTGAAATGGAGAAGCAGGGTTGTGAGCCTAATCTATTTACTTACAATGCTTTAATTCATGGTTTGTGTTTGAGTGGGAATGTTGGTGAGGCAATGAGGATGGTGATAAAGATGAGGTTAAATGGTGTGAAGGACGATATAGCAACACATACGGCTATCTTGAAAGGGCTTTGCATTGCAGGGAGGCCTGACGACGCTGCTAAACATCTTAAAGATATAGTGAGCCTTGGGATGAAACCGGATGTGGCAGCATACGGGATCGTTTTTAATGAGTATTGTAAGATGAGAAAAGCGGATGGAGCTGTTTCCTTTTTGAGGGAAATGAGGATGAGAGGCCTAGAGCCAGGTGTTTCAAACTTCAATAGACTGCTAACCGTTCTTGTGGAAAACAGGGACCTGGAAAGAGCAATTGTTCTTCTGAAGCAGATGCCACAAATGGGTTGCTCTCCAAATTTCTTTTCGTATAACACAGTGATAAGTAGTCTTTGTGATATGAGAGGTAGAATGGGGGTAGTTGAGGAGCTTGTTCATGGCATGCTTCAGAATGGTCATGAGCTTGATACCGCCCTCTACAGTCGTGTGATTAAGGGTTATTGTGAGGATGGCAATGTGAAAATGGCAATGCAGGCTTTCTGTGCAGCACTGGATGCTAAATACATTATTAGTTTGGAGAGCTTTTCGGTTTTCGTCAAGGAGTTATGTGCGAAAGGGATGGTCGTTGAGGCTGAGAGAGTATTTGACGATATGCATAAGAGATGCACCGTGGCTGATGTCGATAATTACAGAAGGGTGCTAGATGAGCATTTTAGGGAGATAATTGAGGATACTTGGTAG
- the LOC137718141 gene encoding pentatricopeptide repeat-containing protein At1g05670, mitochondrial-like — protein sequence MIHGFFKIGDIDSARSVLVRMTESRDCLPDRITCTILIDGYCKKGKLEEAMKCMYEMEKHGCEPNVITYSTMIHGFCRKGDFDSARRVLGRMRESKDCLPDLVTYTTLIDGYCKKGELEKVMKCMGEMEKLGCEPNLFSCNALIHALCLSGHIGEAKDMVTKMRLHGVEDDIVTHMTILKGPYIEGRPDAAAKHLKDIVNLGMKPEVAYVVIFNEYLICSLCDMRGRMGEVEELVCDMLGNGHELRTNLYGCIIKGYCEDGNVNMAVQTFCGALDNNNILETLTKSSR from the exons ATGATTCATGGGTTTTTTAAGATTGGTGATATTGATAGTGCAAGGAGCGTTTTGGTTCGGATGACAGAGAGTAGGGATTGCTTGCCTGATAGGATAACTTGTACAATATTGATTGATGGGTATTGTAAGAAAGGCAAGTTGGAGGAGGCGATGAAGTGTATGTATGAAATGGAGAAGCATGGTTGTGAGCCAAATGTGATCACTTATAGTACCATGATACACGGGTTTTGTAGGAAGGGTGATTTTGATAGTGCACGGAGAGTTTTGGGTCGGATGAGGGAGAGTAAGGATTGCTTGCCTGATTTGGTAACTTATACAACTTTGATTGATGGGTATTGCAAGAAAGGCGAGTTGGAGAAGGTGATGAAGTGCATGGGTGAAATGGAGAAACTGGGCTGTGAGCCTAATCTGTTCAGTTGCAATGCTCTGATTCATGCTTTGTGTTTGAGTGGGCACATTGGTGAGGCGAAGGATATGGTGACAAAGATGAGATTACATGGTGTGGAGGACGATATAGTAACACACATGACTATCTTGAAAGGGCCTTACATTGAGGGGAGGCCAGATGCCGCTGCTAAACATCTTAAAGATATAGTGAACCTTGGGATGAAACCGGAAGTGGCATATGTGGTGATTTTTAATGAGTACT TGATATGCAGTCTTTGTGATATGAGAGGTAGAATGGGGGAAGTTGAAGAGCTTGTTTGTGACATGCTTGGGAATGGTCACGAGCTTCGTACCAACCTCTACGGTTGCATAATTAAGGGTTATTGCGAAGATGGCAATGTGAATATGGCAGTGCAGACTTTCTGTGGAGCTCTGGATAACAATAACATTTtagaaactttaacgaaaagctcccggtaa